From a region of the Zingiber officinale cultivar Zhangliang chromosome 4B, Zo_v1.1, whole genome shotgun sequence genome:
- the LOC121977943 gene encoding uncharacterized protein LOC121977943: MDSRYCHSLDPDSTPIQDSSTFLCDDVVVVDDFASSNIVAVDIVDAGVVGDVEELAEPDYTFVDKESVGDCKLEAIPQESPLLIGPSLEPNVDDKSVGTCAEEAEPQESLLFYAPPESELLLDKEEATSTVLEPPGP, from the exons ATGGATTCTAGATATTGTCATAGCCTTGACCCTGATTCTACTCCTATACAAGACTCCTCTACCTTTTTATGTGATGATGTTGTAGTTGTAGATGATTTTGCTTCTTCTAATATTGTTGCTGTAGATATTGTTGATGCAGGTGTTGTTGGTGATGTTGAGGAGCTAGCTGAGCCTGATTATACATTTGTTGATAAGGAAAGTGTAGGAGATTGCAAattggaagcaataccccaagaatcacctcttttGATTGGACCATCACTTGAACCAAATGTGGATGAcaagagtgtagggacttgtgctgaggaggcagagccccaagaatcacttctttTTTATGCACCACCAGAGTCTGAGTTATTACTTGATAAAGAGGAAGCCACATCCACTGTTCTAGAACCTCCAG GCCCTTGA